The genomic segment GGCGTCTCGCGCGATGACGGCCGCCCTGCATGACGCCGGGCTCGCGGCCAGCGAGGTGGGCTACATCAACGCTCACGGCACGTCCACCCCCTACAACGATCGCTTCGAGACCCTGGCCATCAAGCGGGTGTTCGGCGAGCACGCCCGGCGGATTCCCGTCTCCTCGACGAAGTCCATGACCGGCCACCTGCTGGGGGCGGCCGGCGGAGTGGAGACCATCGCGACCGTGCTCGCTCTCCATCACGGCCTGCTGCCGCCGACCATCAACTACGAGACGCCCGACCCCGACTGCGACCTGGACTACGTGCCCAACCAGGCGCGCAAGCAGGACGTGGAGGTCGCGCTCAACAACGCCTTCGGTTTCGGCGGTACCAACGCCACGCTGGCCTTCCGCAAGTTCCGCGGCTAGTGCCGGACCGTGAAGTCGCCCCCTCCGACTATCAGGTGGATCCCGCCCGCATCGCCCAGCTCGAACGTCGGCTGGAGCACCAGTTCCAGGATCGTGAGCTCCTCGCCCGCGCTCTGACGCATGCCTCGTACGCCAACGAGCATCTGCCGCTGGCCCACAACGAAGGGCTCGCGCTGCTCGGCGACGCCGCCCTGGCCCTGATCGTGGCCGAGCGCCTGTTGCAGACCGATCCCACCGCCCCCGTGGGGGTGATGACGCCGGAGCGGGCGCGCATCGTGTCGGGAGCGAACCTCGCGCGATGGGCGACCAGCCTCGAGCTCGGTGAGCTTCTCCGCCTGGGACGCGGTGAGGATCGGACCGGCGGTCGGGAACGCGAGTCCGTCCTGGCCACAGCGCTGGAGGCGGTGCTGGGCGCGCTCTACCTGGAGGGCGGGCTGGAGGCGGTGCGGCGGGCCATTCGTCGTCTGGCCGTGTGGTAGGCTGCGTTCATGCGTTTCTGGCCTGCGCGGCGACGGTGGGTGGCTGCGCCATTCTCTGTGGACGACGCGTTGCTCAGCGACGAGCTCGTGCGGCAGCGGGTCGACGACGTCCTGAAGCTGGAGGCGCCCCGGCCCGGCGGCAAGGCTCTCGTGTACCGCGGCCGGCTCCTGATGGCGCCCGCTCGGGCGCGGGAGCTCCTGCAGGCCCGTCTGCGTCCCCTCGGGTTGACGCCCTTTCTGACGAGCGAGGGTGACGATGTCGTCCTGCAAGCGCTGCCGCTGGCCGAGGGCGGCGGCCAGCGGCGGGTCCGCCTCAACGTGGTGCTCTTCATCCTCACGTGTCTATCCACGCTGCTGGCGGGCGCCTTCTTCTCTGGCTCGCCCACGTTCGATGCGTTCCGGACCACGCTCCTGGGGACACTCTTCGTCAGCGGCATTCCCTTCGCGAGCACGCTGCTGGGTATCCTCGCCGTCCACGAGTTCGGGCACTACTTCACGGCGCGTCACTATCGAGCCTCCGTCAGCCTACCCTACTTCATCCCCGCGCCTCCGCCCTTGTTCCTCTTCGGCACGCTGGGCGCGCTCATCCAGATGCGGTCTCCGGCCCGGGACCGCAACGCGCTCTTCGACATCGCCGCCGCCGGGCCCCTGGCCGGCCTGGTCGTGGCCGTGCCCGCGCTGCTGGTGGGCCTGCAGTGGTCGGCGGTGGTCCCGACGCCGCCGACCGAGCACGTGGTGTTCGGGCAATCCCTGCTGATGCGGTGGCTCGTGCAGGCCCAGTTCGGCGTCGTGCCCGACGGCATGATGCTCTTCACGCATCCAGTGGCCGATGCGGCGTGGGCCGGGTTCTTCGTGACGGCCCTCAACCTGTTCCCGGTCGGCCAGCTCGACGGCGGGCGCATCGCCTACGCGCTCTTCGGGCGGCATCACCGCACGGTGGGCGTCGCCACGGTGGTGGCGACGATCGGTCTCGGATTGATCACGTGGTCGCCCAACTGGTTCGTGTGGTCGGCGCTCGTCGTGTTCCTGATCGGCCTGCACCACAGCCCCCCGCTGGATGACGTGACGCCGCTGTCGCCGGGACGCCGGGCCGTAGGCGCCCTCTGCCTCATCCTGTTCGTTCTCCTGATCCCGCCCGTCCCCATCGATATTTCTTAACAGGGCCCGGGCCCTGTCCAACAGTCGGCCCTCCGCCCGGAACGCGGGCGAGCAGCGCGAAGCCGACCACGAAGAACGACCCCACCGCCACGATGGCGGCACGCTGGTTGCCACCCAGGGCCCAGGAGACCCCGCCGAACACCAGTGGGCCCAGGATGGCGCCGGTCTTGCCCACCAGCTGAAAGAAGCCGAAGAATTCGGCCTCTCGGCCGGCGGGAATCAGCGTCGCCATGAACGTCCGGCTCGCCGCCTGGATAGCGCCGAGTCCCGTCCCCGCCAGCACGGCCACCGCCCAGAACTGCCACCGGGCCTGCACGAAGTAGGCGAGCACGGTGACCGCGGTCCACTGCACCAGCGTCACCGCGACGACGACCTTGGGACCGCGGGTGTCCGCCGGACGCGCCCAGGCAGCGGATCCGGCCAGCGCGGAGAGTTGAACGAGCATGAACAGGCCGATGATTTCGGTGAAGCTGAAGCCCAGGGTCTTGGCCGCGAAGACGGCGGAGAAAGTGACGACGGTGTTCACGCCGTCCTCGTAGATCAGGTACGCGGCGAGAAACCGGCGCATGGCTCGGCGCCCGGGATCGTGGACGATCTCCCGTAGCGTGGCCAGCGTGTCGGCCACTCCGCGGCGCACGGCCTGGTTCAGCGGCACTGACCCCCGCGTGTCGGCGGGGAGCGCCAGCAGGGCCGGCATCGCGAAGAGACCGAACTGGGCCGCGGCCGTGAGGAAGCAGGCCCAATACGCTTCGGCCGCCGCCGCCGGATAGGCAGCCACGAACGCCACCAGCGAGCCCGCGTACCCCACGGCGAAGCCGGCGGCCGAGACCCGCCCGAGGTGATCGGGCTCGACGATGCGCGGCAGGTAGGAGTTGTAGCAGACGAAGGCGGTCTCGAACGTGACGATGCCGATGACGGCCAGCGTGAAGCCCCACAGCACGGCGTCCGGCCCGACGGTGGCCAGCAGGGCGGTGGCGGCCACCGAGGCCAGCGTCAGCCCGACCAGAAAGGGCTTGCGCGCGCCGGCGTGATCGGCGATTCCTCCGAGGACGGGGGCGGCCAGCGCGACCAGCGCCATCGACGTCGACACCGCCAGGCCCCACCAGAAGTCCCCGCGCCCCGCGGCGTTGCCGACCACGATGCCGGCGTAGTAAGCGGGGTAGACGGTGGCCAGGACGATGGCCGCGAAGGCCGAGTTCGCGAAATCGTAGAGGGTCCACGCGATGATCGTGCGACGCGGCGACCCGGCCACGGCCAGAGCATGACACAGCCCGCGAACGCTTGGCGAGACGCGTCGCACCTTTCCCGGAGCCCCGACGATGCGCTAGTATCCGCGCCATGCCCGGCCGGCTCGATCTCCGGACGCTGGGAGGTCTCGTCCGCCGCGGTGCCATCGACACGGTGCTCACCGTATTCCCCGACGGCTACGGCCGACTCCTGGGCAAGCGCGTCGTGGCCCGCCACTTCCTCGATCACGTCGCCGGCGACGGCGTGCACGCGTGCATCTACCTGTTCACGGTGGACATGGAGATGGAGCCCTTGCCGGGTTTCACCCTGACCTCCTGGCAACGCGGGTACGGGGACATGAAGATGGTCCCCGATCTGGCCACGCTGCGGCTGATCCCGTGGCTGCCCAGGACGGGGCTCGTCTTCTGCGATGTCTATTCCGAGGAGGGGGAGCCGATCGAAGAGGCGCCGCGCTGGGTCCTCAAGCGCCAGGCCGCGCGGGCCCGGAGCCTCGGGTACGTGGTGAAGACGGCTGCCGAGCTCGAGCTGTACTGCTTCAAGGAGTCGTTCGACGAGGCGCGGGCCAAGCGCTACTACGGCCTGACCCCGATGGCGACCTACCTGGAGGACTATCATATTCTACAAACGACGAAGGAGGAGCCGCTCATCCGGGCCATCCGCAACGGGATGGAAGGCGCCGACGTTCCGGTGGAGACTTCCAAAGGCGAGTGGGGACGGGGTCAGGAGGAGATCAACCTGGTGTACGCCGAGGCGGTCGAGATGGCCGATCGCGCCACGCTCTACAAGCACGGGGCCAAGGAGATCGCCCACGCGCAAGGCTGCTCGATCACGTTCATGCCCAAATACGACGTGGCCGCCGCCGGCTCGTCGTTTCACCTGCATTCATCGCTCTGGGACCGAGCCGGGCGCAAGCCGCTGTTCGCCCCCGCCGCGCCGCCCCGCGGCGGGCGGCCTGCGCTGAACGCGCTCTTCGGCACCTGGCTGGGTGGCCAGATGGCCACGGCGCGGGAGCTCGCCTACTTCTACGCGCCGACGGTCAACGCCTACAAGCGCTATCAGGCCGGCTCCTTCGCGCCGACGCGGGTGGCGGCGGGATGGGACAATCGGACGTGCGGCTTCCGTTTGTGCGGCGAGGGCGGCTCGCTGCGCGTCGAGAACCGGATCCCCGGCGCCGATGCCAACCCTTACCTCGCGTTCGCGGCGACCATCGCCGCTGGCCTGCACGGTCTCAGCAACAAGCTGAAGGCCCCCAAGCTCTACGAGGGCAATGCGTACGAGGACGCGACGCTGCCCCAGGTGCCCAAGACGCTCCGCGAGGCGATCGCCGAGCTGGAGCGCTCCAAGGTGGCCCGAGTAGCCTTCGGCGAGCGCGTCGTCGAGCACTATCTGCATGCTGCCCGCCTGGAGCAGCAGGCCTTCGATCAGGCGGTGACCGACTGGGAGCTGCTGCGCTACTTCGAGCGAATCTAGTGATGTCGCGCATCAGATGGGGCCGGAGAATGACCAGCGCGGGGGATCGCGGCGGGGCACGGGCGTGGCGATAGCCCGGGGCCCGTGCCCAGTGAAGTGGCGCCGCTCGCCACGGGGCAGAATTACCGCGGCGGGGGATCGCGGCGGGGCACGGGCGTGGCGATAGCCCGGGGCCCGTGCCCAGTCCAATGACCAGACTCGAAGGCAAGATCGCGTTCATCACGGGCGCCGGCATGGGGATCGGCCGGGAGGCCGCCGCGCTCTTCGCGGCCGAAGGGGCCCGCGTGGTGGTGGCCGACATCGACGCGGCTGCGGCCAGGGAGACGGCGCGTCTGGTCGAGGGGGCCGGGGGGCAGGCCCTGGCGACGGTCGGTGACGTCGCGGTCGAAGCCGACGTCCGCCGGATGATCGAGGAGGGCGTCCATCGGTTCGGGGTCCTGCACGTTCTCTACAGCAATGCCGGCGTCCTGTGGAAGGACCGCGACCGCTCGGTGCTCGAGACGAACGAGCAGTGGTGGGACCGGGTCGTCGCCATCAATCTCAAGTCGGTCTTCTGGGTCACCAAGCACGGAATCCCACACGTGCAGCGAGCCGGGGGCGGCTCCATCATCCTCATGGGCTCGGTCTCGGCGCTGGCCGGTTTCACCCGGGCTCAAGACGCCTACACGGCCGCCAAGGGTGGCCTGATCTCGCTGACGAAGTCCCTGGCCATCCAGTTCGCCAGGGACGGAATCCGCTGCAACATCATCCATCCCGGCATCGTGGACACCCCGCTGCAGGCGCCCTACCTGACCGACGCGCTTCGCCGGGAGTTCGAGACCGGGATCCCCCTGGGGCGCATCGCCCATCCCCGGGAGATCGCCCGGGTGGCACTCTTTCTGGCCAGCGAGGAGTCCTCGTACATGACGGGCGCCGAGCTGGTGGTCGACGGCGGTTTTACCGCCGCCTGACGCACAGCGACGCGTGCCCCGAGCAGGCCCCCGCAGCGCACGTTGACCGCCGAGCCGTCGTCACGATGAACCGGCTGCTTGGCCGCCCGGTCATCTTACCCCGCCCTCGGCTCGCCGCGGGCGTCCTCGTGGCCTCGCTGCTGCTCGTCTTCGTCTTGTGGCCGGTGCTGCGGGTCCTCTGGGCGAGCCTGGCCGGGCCGGCCGGCCCGTCGCTGGCCGGCTACCGGGAGTTCTTCGGTAGCCGCCGCCTCCTGGGAATCCTGATCAACAGCCTGGTGATGGCCGGCCTGTCCACGGTGCTCACCGTGCTGCTGGCCCTCATCCTCGCCTACGCGATGACCCGCACGACGGTCCCGGGCAAGCGACTCATCTCGCTGGTGGCCTGGTGGCCGCTCGTGTCGCCACCGTTTCTGGCGGCGCTGGCCTTGATCCTCCTCTTCGGCCGCGACGGCGCGGCTGGCCGCTGGCTGGGCCACGAATGGTCGATCTACGGTGTTCACGGCATCGTGATCGCGCAAGTCTTCACCTTCCTCCCCCAGGCCTGGATGCTCCTCGTGCGTGTGCTGGCCGATATCGACCCGTCGCTGGAGGAGGCCGCGGAGAATCTGGCGGCGCGGCCGCTCGACGTCCTGCGCCGCGTCACGCTCGCGCTGGCCCGCCCGGGCCTGGCCTCGGCCGCCCTCATCGTGTTCGTCCTCTGCCTGAGCGACTTTGCGAATCCATTCCTGGTGGGTGGCCACTTCACCGTGCTGGCGACCGAGATCTACGCACGCGTCATCCGCGCCAACGACCTGCCGGGCGCCGCCACGCTGAGCGTGATCCTCTTCTTGCCCTGCCTGCTGGCCAGTGTCTTCAACGCTCGGTGGATCGGGGCGTGGCCCGGCGCCTTCACGGGCGCGGCGGCGCCGCCCACGGCGCTTCGGCCGACGCCGCCTGCGCTGCGCTGGCCGCTGGCCGCGGTGACGGTGAGTGTCGTTCTGCTGACCGGCGTCGTGTATGGCCTGATCGTCCTGGCGTCCTTCGTCAGGCTCTGGGGCAGCGACTGGTCGCTCGGCCTGGCGCACTATCGATTCGCGGCCACCGGCGCAGGGGCCTGGGCCGTGTGGAACAGCCTCGAGCTGGCGGTCCTGTCGGGCGTGGTGGGGACGGCGCTGGCCCTGCCCACCGCCTATCTGCTCGAATGGAAGCGGGCGAGCCTGGCCTCCGGGGCCCGCGTCATCGAAGGCCTCGGCCTGTTGGCAGCCGCCCTGCCGGGCACGGTGCTCGGCGTAGGGTACCTCCTGGCCTTCGACGTGCCGTCGCTTCCGGCGGCCGGGACGATGTGGATACTGGTCGCCAGCGTCGTGTTCTGGACGCTGCCCGGTGCCGTCGGGACGGGCGTCGCGGCGCTGAGACGTCTCGACCCGGCCATCGAAGAGGCTGCGGTGAGCCTGGGCGCCGGTCCCGCCCGGACCGTCCGGCGAATCCTGGCACCGCTGCTCACGGGCACCGCGTTGTCGC from the Candidatus Methylomirabilota bacterium genome contains:
- a CDS encoding MFS transporter, whose translation is MAGSPRRTIIAWTLYDFANSAFAAIVLATVYPAYYAGIVVGNAAGRGDFWWGLAVSTSMALVALAAPVLGGIADHAGARKPFLVGLTLASVAATALLATVGPDAVLWGFTLAVIGIVTFETAFVCYNSYLPRIVEPDHLGRVSAAGFAVGYAGSLVAFVAAYPAAAAEAYWACFLTAAAQFGLFAMPALLALPADTRGSVPLNQAVRRGVADTLATLREIVHDPGRRAMRRFLAAYLIYEDGVNTVVTFSAVFAAKTLGFSFTEIIGLFMLVQLSALAGSAAWARPADTRGPKVVVAVTLVQWTAVTVLAYFVQARWQFWAVAVLAGTGLGAIQAASRTFMATLIPAGREAEFFGFFQLVGKTGAILGPLVFGGVSWALGGNQRAAIVAVGSFFVVGFALLARVPGGGPTVGQGPGPVKKYRWGRAGSGERTG
- a CDS encoding site-2 protease family protein, translating into MRFWPARRRWVAAPFSVDDALLSDELVRQRVDDVLKLEAPRPGGKALVYRGRLLMAPARARELLQARLRPLGLTPFLTSEGDDVVLQALPLAEGGGQRRVRLNVVLFILTCLSTLLAGAFFSGSPTFDAFRTTLLGTLFVSGIPFASTLLGILAVHEFGHYFTARHYRASVSLPYFIPAPPPLFLFGTLGALIQMRSPARDRNALFDIAAAGPLAGLVVAVPALLVGLQWSAVVPTPPTEHVVFGQSLLMRWLVQAQFGVVPDGMMLFTHPVADAAWAGFFVTALNLFPVGQLDGGRIAYALFGRHHRTVGVATVVATIGLGLITWSPNWFVWSALVVFLIGLHHSPPLDDVTPLSPGRRAVGALCLILFVLLIPPVPIDIS
- a CDS encoding ribonuclease III domain-containing protein is translated as MPDREVAPSDYQVDPARIAQLERRLEHQFQDRELLARALTHASYANEHLPLAHNEGLALLGDAALALIVAERLLQTDPTAPVGVMTPERARIVSGANLARWATSLELGELLRLGRGEDRTGGRERESVLATALEAVLGALYLEGGLEAVRRAIRRLAVW
- a CDS encoding SDR family NAD(P)-dependent oxidoreductase; protein product: MTRLEGKIAFITGAGMGIGREAAALFAAEGARVVVADIDAAAARETARLVEGAGGQALATVGDVAVEADVRRMIEEGVHRFGVLHVLYSNAGVLWKDRDRSVLETNEQWWDRVVAINLKSVFWVTKHGIPHVQRAGGGSIILMGSVSALAGFTRAQDAYTAAKGGLISLTKSLAIQFARDGIRCNIIHPGIVDTPLQAPYLTDALRREFETGIPLGRIAHPREIARVALFLASEESSYMTGAELVVDGGFTAA
- a CDS encoding glutamine synthetase family protein, producing MPGRLDLRTLGGLVRRGAIDTVLTVFPDGYGRLLGKRVVARHFLDHVAGDGVHACIYLFTVDMEMEPLPGFTLTSWQRGYGDMKMVPDLATLRLIPWLPRTGLVFCDVYSEEGEPIEEAPRWVLKRQAARARSLGYVVKTAAELELYCFKESFDEARAKRYYGLTPMATYLEDYHILQTTKEEPLIRAIRNGMEGADVPVETSKGEWGRGQEEINLVYAEAVEMADRATLYKHGAKEIAHAQGCSITFMPKYDVAAAGSSFHLHSSLWDRAGRKPLFAPAAPPRGGRPALNALFGTWLGGQMATARELAYFYAPTVNAYKRYQAGSFAPTRVAAGWDNRTCGFRLCGEGGSLRVENRIPGADANPYLAFAATIAAGLHGLSNKLKAPKLYEGNAYEDATLPQVPKTLREAIAELERSKVARVAFGERVVEHYLHAARLEQQAFDQAVTDWELLRYFERI
- a CDS encoding ABC transporter permease subunit is translated as MNRLLGRPVILPRPRLAAGVLVASLLLVFVLWPVLRVLWASLAGPAGPSLAGYREFFGSRRLLGILINSLVMAGLSTVLTVLLALILAYAMTRTTVPGKRLISLVAWWPLVSPPFLAALALILLFGRDGAAGRWLGHEWSIYGVHGIVIAQVFTFLPQAWMLLVRVLADIDPSLEEAAENLAARPLDVLRRVTLALARPGLASAALIVFVLCLSDFANPFLVGGHFTVLATEIYARVIRANDLPGAATLSVILFLPCLLASVFNARWIGAWPGAFTGAAAPPTALRPTPPALRWPLAAVTVSVVLLTGVVYGLIVLASFVRLWGSDWSLGLAHYRFAATGAGAWAVWNSLELAVLSGVVGTALALPTAYLLEWKRASLASGARVIEGLGLLAAALPGTVLGVGYLLAFDVPSLPAAGTMWILVASVVFWTLPGAVGTGVAALRRLDPAIEEAAVSLGAGPARTVRRILAPLLTGTALSLFVYFFVNGMVTVSAVIILVSPHFSPASVAVLAQAANGLPGAACALATILVSVVVGTVVAARAFLGPDRPPS